One part of the Acinetobacter sp. XS-4 genome encodes these proteins:
- the entS gene encoding enterobactin transporter EntS: protein MSFKSILTDFSLLKRNAHFRHVFIARTLSLLTIGMLVVAIPKQVYDITGSSLNVAVAMAFEGIAMFIGLLLGGLLSDRKDRKWLILLARGVCGLGFAGLAINAMFEHPSLYAIYFLSAWDGFFGALGVTAMMAIMPVIVGRENIVQARAISMVSVRLATVISPAIGGILIAVSGVATVYWVSTVGTLLTVFLLMGLPALKPQHASNGESPLRQLAQGFKFVFKNKVVGSTILIGTLLSFSSAIRIIFPQMADEIFHGGAFELGLMYSAVPLGSTLGALLSGWTTRLLRPGLVMLYTCLGVFSCIIMIGLSPWLIVTLPILCVFGYLMSIANLLQYSIVQGHTPDEYLGRINAIWLAQDALGDSIATTTLGLLTRFLPISGSILFFGILSFAVGFMFLFNSQDMRETGFQDPKLQEN from the coding sequence ATGAGCTTCAAATCTATATTGACCGATTTTAGTCTTTTAAAACGTAATGCTCATTTCCGACATGTATTTATTGCCCGCACATTGTCATTGTTAACAATTGGCATGTTGGTCGTGGCTATTCCAAAACAAGTCTACGACATTACGGGTAGTTCGTTAAATGTTGCAGTTGCAATGGCTTTTGAAGGCATTGCCATGTTTATTGGCTTGTTACTTGGTGGTTTGCTGTCAGATCGCAAAGATCGAAAATGGCTGATTTTATTGGCACGTGGTGTGTGTGGTTTAGGCTTTGCTGGCCTCGCCATCAACGCCATGTTTGAGCACCCTTCGCTCTATGCTATTTATTTTTTATCGGCATGGGATGGTTTCTTTGGTGCACTGGGTGTAACCGCAATGATGGCGATCATGCCTGTGATTGTAGGGCGCGAAAATATTGTACAAGCCCGTGCGATCAGTATGGTATCCGTACGTCTTGCAACTGTTATTTCACCAGCAATCGGCGGTATTTTAATTGCGGTTAGTGGTGTAGCAACTGTGTATTGGGTCTCAACCGTGGGTACTTTACTCACTGTGTTTTTATTAATGGGGCTGCCTGCACTTAAACCACAACATGCATCAAATGGTGAGAGTCCTCTTCGCCAATTAGCTCAAGGGTTTAAATTTGTTTTTAAAAATAAAGTGGTTGGTAGCACCATTTTAATTGGAACACTGCTCAGTTTTAGCAGTGCTATTCGTATTATTTTTCCGCAAATGGCAGATGAAATTTTTCACGGTGGCGCATTTGAACTCGGACTTATGTATTCAGCCGTTCCGTTAGGCTCGACTTTAGGCGCCTTATTGAGTGGATGGACAACAAGGTTACTTCGACCCGGCTTAGTTATGCTCTATACATGCTTAGGTGTTTTTAGCTGCATAATTATGATTGGACTTTCACCTTGGCTCATCGTGACTTTACCAATTTTATGTGTGTTTGGATATTTGATGTCGATTGCCAACTTACTTCAATACAGTATTGTGCAAGGACATACACCTGATGAATATCTAGGCCGTATTAATGCAATCTGGCTCGCACAAGATGCGTTAGGCGACTCGATTGCAACCACAACTTTAGGTCTTTTAACTCGGTTTTTACCAATATCAGGAAGTATCCTCTTCTTTGGCATATTAAGCTTTGCAGTAGGGTTTATGTTCTTATTCAACTCTCAAGATATGCGTGAAACTGGATTCCAAGATCCTAAATTACAAGAAAATTAA
- a CDS encoding 4'-phosphopantetheinyl transferase superfamily protein, translated as MSHYLYIPEQISKSIYEISSPIFLTSELFCYGLDLSQTTHLHIDQRLDHPLKIAQARVERKNEYLCGRVLAQAVLNHHFGLDQPITSMYEPLPIWPSHVLGSISHSQNNLIVALSCHAVYLGIDIEHWVTSEFAQDSAHLVLTLSEFDLWKNKAAEFFDFARYVSLIFSIKESLYKAVYPTAKQYIDFLEASIVDINFENQKLTLTFLPEIQQRYQLLEQYQGGWAVEQDYIMTWVFQARIFA; from the coding sequence GTGAGTCATTATCTATACATTCCTGAACAAATCAGTAAATCAATTTATGAAATTTCGAGTCCTATTTTTCTTACATCAGAGCTATTTTGTTATGGGCTCGATTTATCACAAACAACGCATTTGCATATAGACCAACGATTAGACCATCCCCTAAAAATTGCTCAAGCGCGTGTCGAACGTAAAAATGAGTACTTATGCGGCAGAGTATTAGCTCAGGCAGTTTTAAATCATCATTTCGGTTTAGACCAGCCAATAACCTCGATGTACGAACCTTTGCCTATTTGGCCATCCCATGTTTTGGGGAGTATTAGTCATTCACAAAATAATTTAATTGTTGCGTTATCTTGCCATGCGGTTTATTTGGGAATTGATATTGAGCATTGGGTGACCTCAGAATTTGCTCAAGATAGTGCACATCTTGTTTTAACGCTATCTGAGTTTGATTTATGGAAAAATAAAGCGGCTGAGTTTTTTGATTTTGCCCGTTATGTAAGCTTAATTTTTTCTATAAAAGAAAGTCTATATAAAGCGGTTTATCCCACTGCAAAGCAATATATCGATTTCTTAGAAGCATCTATAGTTGATATTAATTTTGAAAATCAAAAATTAACACTAACTTTTTTGCCAGAAATTCAACAGCGCTATCAACTCTTAGAACAATATCAAGGTGGCTGGGCTGTAGAACAAGACTATATTATGACTTGGGTTTTTCAAGCACGGATTTTTGCTTAA
- a CDS encoding PepSY-associated TM helix domain-containing protein, producing MKVRSDIMKLAKSMHTWVGVCAGILLFICFFAGGLSMFQHHISKWATPTQQVLPKVSPDQYNELIQKVQTAYPAAQKNFTLNLSSNEFHYAPITWSEHERGDGFNAAQSTWMASLDDKGQLIVAQENLSKAGWLIEQLHETAGIPGMAGHHGLGLYVMGVVSILYFLALLSGVIILLPTLVKDYFVIRPGKNKKRFWLDAHNVIGITSLPFHIIISISVIVFAFHDFFYDAIGQLALKGQPVFQRSPPALIQPKQTQIDVQQILAQAKKAAPEYSVDYIQFSGLDKPEKANARIALYSSDQMLRGANHDFMRMNPYAVEHFNHKGINTQTDAGNKLINAMFSLHFGSFGGTGVRWIYFVLGVGGAFLFYTGNILWVETRARKQKRAEDPVPVQRKDVVFLANLTIGACLGCVLAVVGTMLASRWLFATLNIESMNHLFMYGYYAIFLLSLIYTFVIGYAKALPQLLLTLVLVFFAIPLTSLLAYFIPQSGLWVHGGEILVVDFLAIIFAFAFWRFYQQAQDRRKSAPTGSLWAS from the coding sequence ATGAAAGTACGTTCAGACATCATGAAATTAGCAAAAAGCATGCATACTTGGGTGGGTGTATGTGCTGGGATTTTGCTTTTTATCTGTTTCTTTGCTGGTGGGCTCAGCATGTTTCAGCACCATATTAGTAAGTGGGCTACGCCAACACAGCAAGTTTTACCGAAAGTCTCACCCGATCAATATAATGAGCTTATTCAAAAAGTACAGACCGCCTATCCTGCTGCGCAAAAGAACTTCACACTAAATTTATCGTCCAATGAATTTCACTATGCACCCATTACTTGGAGTGAACATGAACGTGGAGATGGCTTTAATGCGGCTCAGTCTACGTGGATGGCAAGCTTAGATGATAAAGGTCAGTTAATCGTTGCCCAAGAAAACCTATCTAAAGCTGGCTGGCTAATCGAACAGTTACATGAAACAGCAGGCATACCGGGCATGGCAGGCCATCACGGATTAGGTCTCTATGTGATGGGCGTGGTTTCAATTTTATATTTTCTTGCCCTGCTTTCAGGAGTGATCATACTTTTACCAACCTTGGTAAAGGATTACTTTGTTATTCGGCCTGGCAAAAATAAAAAGCGCTTTTGGCTAGATGCGCATAACGTGATTGGAATTACGAGCTTACCTTTCCACATCATTATTAGTATTAGCGTTATTGTCTTTGCTTTTCATGACTTTTTTTATGATGCGATTGGACAACTTGCACTCAAAGGACAGCCTGTTTTTCAGCGTTCTCCCCCTGCACTTATTCAGCCTAAACAAACACAGATTGATGTGCAGCAAATACTAGCTCAAGCTAAAAAAGCAGCACCTGAATATTCAGTTGACTATATCCAGTTCAGTGGCCTAGATAAACCTGAAAAAGCCAATGCACGTATTGCTCTCTATAGCTCAGATCAGATGTTGCGTGGTGCAAATCATGACTTTATGCGTATGAACCCATATGCAGTTGAGCACTTTAACCATAAAGGCATTAACACACAGACTGATGCTGGGAATAAGTTAATCAACGCCATGTTTAGCCTACATTTTGGAAGTTTTGGTGGTACGGGCGTACGTTGGATTTATTTTGTGTTAGGTGTCGGTGGCGCTTTCTTGTTTTATACAGGTAACATCCTTTGGGTTGAAACTCGTGCACGTAAGCAAAAGCGTGCTGAAGACCCTGTTCCTGTTCAACGTAAAGATGTAGTGTTCCTTGCGAATTTAACTATAGGTGCATGTTTAGGGTGTGTTTTAGCTGTCGTAGGTACAATGTTGGCCAGTCGTTGGCTTTTCGCTACACTCAATATTGAAAGCATGAATCACCTCTTTATGTATGGTTATTATGCGATTTTCCTACTGAGTTTGATTTATACCTTTGTGATTGGCTATGCAAAAGCTTTACCACAACTGCTGTTAACTTTGGTTTTAGTTTTCTTTGCGATTCCGCTTACATCCCTTTTAGCTTACTTCATTCCTCAAAGTGGCTTATGGGTACATGGTGGAGAAATCTTAGTGGTTGATTTCTTAGCTATCATTTTTGCTTTCGCTTTCTGGCGTTTTTATCAACAAGCCCAAGATCGTCGAAAATCTGCTCCAACGGGCAGTTTATGGGCTAGCTAA